In the Papio anubis isolate 15944 chromosome 3, Panubis1.0, whole genome shotgun sequence genome, CTATCCCTTGACTTGACAAGTTTCTCCAATTGAatccacattttcaaataatCCCACAGATAGTgaaattaacttttctttctctgtgaatgGAAATACTCCTGGAAATTAAGAAACTGAGACTGACGAAATATATTCCAAATCTCAAAGAGCAATAGAAAAAGCCTTTTCCCAGATAAAACAGTCTCAAAATAGTGTCTACGAGATAAGAAAAATAGCCAATCTTTCTGATCAAGAAGATCCAGCTGCTATGTTTAAATTAAGTCACTTTACAAATACAACAGTTCTCATTCCAGCTATATGGAAAATTCCTCCTTCAGCAACTGAGCTCAATCTTCTCTCCAATAGTGACAATTATGTTGATGAAGAATTCCATATGTCTGAAGCAGGAAACTTGTTTTCAGAAAATACCAGTACACTAAAAGATGATTCTTTCACTGTGGAATTTGATAATACTTCTTTCAAATCTCAAGCACCTCCCAATTTAAAAGGAATCTTTTCAGTTTATTCCACATTAACTCTTTCAGAAGTAACTAGACCTAATGATCAAAGTTCTCCCTTTCGTAATAGAGTCTCTCACATAGGCAGGTCCAGCACAAACACTCCAGCAAGATCACATGGCCTACAGGGGAGATCAACTCTTCCTTCTGATTTCACAACATCCATGGGTACTCCCAAATATTCTGAACTCACTCCTGTTACCATGATGGGAAAAGATATCACAAAGAAGATTGATTATAGCTTTCTACCTCAGGAAACAATTATTCCATCTGACCAAGTTATCGTTTTGCCTATTACCATTACCTCTGAAAATTCCATGGCAAGCACTTTtaaagagaatatatttaaagcacAAAGATTTTATAGACAGTGATCAAGTTGCTgagtatgaaaaaaattattttataaaagacgTTTCAGAAAGAATGGATGATATTTCTTCTGAAGGCAAAATCACTTGAGCATATGCAGATGATATAATTACTGTGTCTGATGACAGTGGTTCTGAATATGTTTCGGATAACTCCATCTTGGAATTAGAGGATAAAGCAAATAATTCCTTTATAAAAATGAGTACACTCAGATATGCCCCTAAGATACATACGCCTCAAGCACTATATACCAGAGTGGCTGCTTCAGATAGTCTCTCTAAAGCAATATCATCAGAGTTCGAAGCTAAAGAAAATTACCAAGCTATAATtcctaaacagaaaaacaagaacttTGACATCGAGGCCATTCTTTTCAAAGATCCCTATGCCAATGTCAAAACCAAAGCTCATAGACCCACAACTCACTTCCTAATCAATGCAAGTGAAAAGCCTTCTAGATTTTATGACAAAACATCTGTGAAAAAAGGCACCATAAATGGTGATGATGACATCATAATTCCCTCCAAAAGCTCtgactttggaaataaaataattaagtattCCATTTTTTCATACATAAAACCGGTAGTTGACAATAGAAAATTCACAACTGATACTACTAATCATGCTATCAAAAGTAGTTATAACTTGTTCAGGAAAAACACTTCACTTGCCATTTGTAAGACATTTACACCCAGCAGGGCAGACACTATCACATCTAGTATATCTGATTTTACTGAAGATGAAACAAGTATAGCTGTGGCATCTGATTGAATGTTTACGGGTTTTCCTTTAGCTTAGCTTTCTAGTGATGACATTTCCAATATGGATGAAAACCCAGctcttactttttttcctttgagaaagaCATCTTCCATTAAACCAAATGTTCCTACTATCTCCACTGAAGACAGAAATAACATGACCTTTCAGGCCTTCCATCAGAGAGTGTCATGTCTCTAAAACCTACGTCTGCTGGAGTACCTGAAGCTCTCATCTTAACTGCTAATTCTCATACTAAAGACACTGCAGCTCCCAGACTTGCAAAAAGTGGAAATTTACATCATCATCCAACAATGTTAATTTCAACAGCATCAGAGCCTATGCCAACAGATTTCGCTTACTTTAAGGAGGTATTATCTCAGGAAGGcaaaatattaaaagtcaaattgtcctgaaTGCTCTTCCGTTGGTCTGTATTGTTCTCCAGGCTGATTCCGCTGACTCTTCAGACAATATTGAAGATGTCAAACCTAAGACATCTGCTACTCTTATTACCAGGTACAAAATTTTTGATATTGATGCCTCTGCCattcaaaatacaaaacctaAGAAAACAAGCACCaagttttctacttttattcctaATGAATATGATGGTCCGAATTCCTATTACATAAGAGAAATAACTAAAGCTTCTACAGAGAAAAACACAGCTAGTGAATTTTAAGTGAATCACCTTATAGATGTAAATATAATAATAGGAAATGATCTAGTTATCCAGGTGGAAACAAACTCTATACAAAATGCTGACCAAAACTCTTATAAATGAATCTCATTGCTGGTGACAAATCAGTCAATAAGGATTATGACAGTATCCCTGTAGCAGCTTATTCAAGCTTTCCCATACCCACGGATTCCCTTCCAGCTAGATCTGTTTCTCACAAAACCAACTTCATGGCCAGGGACTCAAATTTGCTAACACAAGTTATTGCCATTATTTCTACTGATAAAAACTCTTCATTTTACACAGAGATCATTTCCTTGGTAGAAGGAAATCCTCAGTTGGAATTTAATATAGCCAATATCAGAGAAGCAAATACTGAATTTCAACCTTCAGAAAGCACTAATGTTACTCATGAATCCATTGTTGATATAGAAAAAGTGTtacctagatttttaaaaaattctattcttCCACAAGCTAACaaggaaattgaagaaaacacttTAATTAGGGATGATATTTCTCAGTTACAGGTAAAAACAATTACTCCAAAGGGTATCCCTGAGGATCCTACAAACAACAAAGTAGATATGAGGGTTGTGACTTATCCTTCTGTAAATGCCATCTTCTTTGGAAGCAAAGAAATAGCAACCCCACAGGCCAACACACCCTTCAACAACAATTTATTTAGTCACTCATCCAACATTCTAAACTCTGGAGGGGAAGAGGACAAAATTGTGGATGTTGACATAACCAAATCTCAAAATGTGATTGCTCCTTTCACTTCTTTCACTATTTCTGAAGATGGAAATTACTTTGTGAGTGAAGATAATTGAAACTGGAACTTCTTTAGTGACTTCATTACGAATATAATCGCCTCAATTAAGGCTCATAACTTATTTTCCCCAGTAAATTCATAAACTCTGAAGATACGTATATGCTTTTTCTAAACAGGAATTCTAGTGTTCATAGGAGACACCACTTATCTAACAGTGGGTTCCTTTAAAATTGAACATGATATTTCTTCTGATGAATCTCAAGATATTCTCTATACAAGGAAAGTCTCAATGTGGACATCACTATGACACCGtcatttttaaagtctgtttctaaGGACTCTTTTCCTAGTCAAGTATCCCTGAAAAATCATAGGTGTGCCAAATGACCTTCCTAGGGTTTTATTAAGAAATCTTCCTTTATTAGCAgttttcaccttttcacttaaatgtAACGAATATACTCTGAAACACATGTCAGTAGCTGTAAATTTAATACTTTCcttgaaaaagacaaaatgtttcAATTACTGTAATAGACACTCCATCAATGGAAGAAACTACTATTCAGATTAAATAAAACATCTATAGAATCTGATTCTCTGTCCTTTAGTCAGATTATGTCTTCAATGGCAATGATCGTTTGGTCAAAAATGAGTGTAGTATTATGTATTCCCTGGAGCATAAAACTTCAGTTTCATCCTCAAGAGTGCTAAAATTCCTGCATTTCCACCAGGAATTCCACCATatgctttcttctctttgatGGATGACACACAGTCAATCTGAAGTGTTCTTTTGAAGGGCAATGTTTTAGAAAACACAGATAATGTGAATAGCATTCCCCTTAGAGGAGGAATAATTATGCTGCAATCAATGTGATCCTACCTCACAGCTATACTAGTGGAAGCAGAGTTAGCGTGATCACAAAATTAATGCCTGAAATTAAAGACTATTTGACAAATTAATATCAATGAAgatgatataattatttaaacTGACATGTCTAATTGGAGATAAAGTGctcataaaagtattttatagcTTATTCCAACTCTCTTCATCATAACAAATACCCAGCCTTACAAGATATCTTCCAGCAAATATACAGCTAAcctcaccatctttttttttttttcctttttgtacacACAAAAAACTTCCCCAAAGGAGGTACCAAGTTTTCTGTTTACAGCATCCTTTATTCTGAATCAAGCTTTATAGAAACTAAATGATGGGGGACAAAAATAGAGGTTAAGAAAATCCTCCCACTAAGTAAGCTTACTGAGAGAATGACTGTCCCTATGGCATTCTTTACTGGCCCAGGAACTGATAGTACTTCTGTtcagaaacatatttttacagAGACTGGTGATATGTCTGCAACCAGGCTAATCATCTAAGACAGAAAGCTGAAAACTTTGAGGTTGAGTTCATATTtaataaagaataattatttgtccTTGAGATGGAACCCACTATTCAGGCTGATGTTGCTGCCCTTTCTCGGATTTAGTTGTATCTGAGCATGAAAATTCAATTTCTTCTAACAACACTGGAAAAagactcattctagcattaacacTAGACTGCAATCTGCTTTCATCTAATTAGTTAAATCTTAAGGTTGACAACACAATGATGATGTTCGACATAATtaacattattataaaaaatactcCCTCTGAAATTGAGaatataattcttaaaaataatgcaGTTATCCACATCTTGATTCTTGTTTCTGGGTGAATTTTGACACGTGACACCAGCTTCCTGCCAGTGATAATCCTCCCTGTCTTTTGGGTTAAAATAATAGCCTGCAGAAAAACATTCCTAAAATAATGTTAGCCTACAAAACCTGAGACTCTCACTGTTACTCAAGTAAATTCAAGAAGTcagaaatacaatgaaaaagaaaacactaaagacCCTAACAGGCCAGTAACTATTTGTtattatctctactaaaaaagtggGACTCCCTGTTATGAAGAAGGGAACTAACTGAATTCCCTGCTACCTAATTACCTTCATAGGTATACTTCCTGACaaaaacacaattgatttttttagATACCAATTTTTTAATACTAAGAATCTTAAGGGAAAATGGCTTCACCTCAAAAATACTCTGTTACTTGCTTGGAAGATAGATGACTTGAAGCTGATGCTGATAAACTTGTGGCTTCCAGAGTTTTCCTTACTAATACTAAACCCACAAGGTGCCTGGCAGTCTCTGCTATGTCTGTTTCAAGTGACCCTAACTCCACATCAGGCGACACCTTCCTTATAAACAGCAACATGGTAAATCTTAAGTTCCCTGCAATTGAAATGCTTGGCTGTGAATTTGATTTCATAATCAGAGCGGATTCTATTGTCTTTTCATCCAATATTCCTTCAACTATATGACCAATCGCAGCCTAGAAACAACTTCCAAGGAGACCTAGTTACATTGCCCCCATAGCTGATGCAACAATCACCATGATGACTCAAGCTTTAATCACTCTGATGAACACTGCTCTCCTGCCTAGAGATACCACTGAGTCCAGAAGCAAGACCTGTGAGAGTGCACAGTGCCACTTCGCCCCATGGCTGAAGATGGTTTGCCCAAAATTTATTCTCATCCTCCAACAGAAAGCAGTAAAACACCAACTGCAGCAACCATTTTCTTTGGGGCTGACAATGCTATTCCCAAATCAGAAACAACTATTACTTCAGAAGGAGATCACGTCACTTCAGTAAACGAATATGTGCTAGAAAGCGATTTTTCAACAACTACAGACAACAAACTGACACCTACAAAGGAAAAACTCAGATCAGAAGATGATATGGGGACCGACTTTATTAAGTCAACAACTCACCTACAGAAAGAAATTACCTCTCTGACCGGCACTGCAAACTCCATCACAAGAGACTCTATTACTGAAAATTTCATGACCGTGAAAATTGGGAATATTTCATCACCAGTTACTACTGTTTCTTTAATAGATTTTTCCACTGACATAGCAAAAGAAGATATCCTCTTGGATACCATTGACACAGGAGATGCAGAGATCTTAATGACATCTGAAGTCTCTGGCACACTAAAGGACAGCAGTGCCGGTGTTGCTGACACTCCTGCCTTTCCACGTATAAAGGATGAAGCTGATATGAACAATTATAATTCCTCCATCAAATCCAATGTCCCTGCTGATGAGGCTATCCAGGTCACTGATTCCATTATTCCTGAGGCTGAAATCCCTCCTGCTCCTGAAGTAAACTTCACTACTATTCCAGATATAACTGCccttgaagaagagaaaataaccaaaattgaCCTAAGTGTTTTAGAAGATGACACCGGTGCTGTGGCTACACTAACTGACTCTGATGAGGAAAAGTTTATCACTGTGTTTGAACTCACTACCTCTgctgaaaaagacaaagataaccAGGAAGATACTCTGCTAACTGATGAAGAATCTCCCGAGGGAGCCAATATTTGGATGGAGAGAGAGACTGCAAATGAAGCAGAGACCCATTCTGTTTTGCTTACTGCTGTTGAATCCAGATATGACTTCGTTGTCCCTGCATCAATAGCTACAAACCTAGTGGAAGACTCATCTACAGAAGAAGAGTTGTCTGAAACTGATAGAACAGAAACTGTGCCTAAGATCACTGAGCCATTTTCTGGAACTAGCTCTGTATTAGATACCCCAGACTATAAGGAAGACACCTCCACAACTGAAACGGATATCTTTGAACTACTGAAAGAAGAACCAGATGAGTTCATGATTTGAAAGCAGCAAAAGGGATACCATGTAAAATTGTGCAATAGCCTAGCCAGCTAGCCTTAACATCTAAGAAGTTCTTCCAACAAGCAAAAACctttagaaatgaaagaatgtgGGCATTTAAGGCAAGTATTCGACTTAATAAATGTAGATGCTTAGGACTACAGATCATGTAACAGATTTATGgaaacttagaaaacaaaacacagtgtAAGAGTCCCCCTAGTATCACAAAGTTTCAATATTCTAACAATTACTTAATGTAAAATTTTTCGCCCTAGCCTTCAGGGAGTATGAAGACAGAGCAATGTAAAAGCTCATTTCTACAACATTTAATGATGCATATCCTTTAGTTAACAGTCAGTATTATACTTTAGTGAGAATTAAGGATATGAAGATAAATTAACCTCTCAAAAACATTACCATAGCACTAAAAAGTTCTCCCAAAACGCTGGTTCTAAACAATTTTTTCATTAGTATTTCACCAatgattttcttctgtttaaaaaatttttaatcctCATTcatataagaatttttaaaattcagtaattgTTTAGCACCCACATGTAAGATACATAAGATTTATGGTAGGATTCTTAGCACATGTTAGATACAAACTAAAGCAAAatgatattttacaaatatgcGTATTTGTCAGaaaaatgttctgtaaacatatatatcaatttaattttctttctgttaaaacatgttttctgaatttttgtcCATGTTTTCCAGGTCTTAAACACTGAATATCACACTCTTCTTATGATTCTTGCTAGCGATTCAAGGACATAAATCTTCATTCTTTTGTGGCACAGACTACTTAAATGGGTCTGTTTTCACTTTGCTCATTTCTCTTCAATAAATCTTTTTGGCAAGCAACTGATTTGCTGTGTGTAGGTGTGTTTGATATTCTAGTACAGAATTCTCAAattaggagaaagagaaatgaaaattcattgtttgtttaaagaataatataGCTCTAATCcctagaagtaaaattattcTATAGAGatttataattgtattatattaaaaaaagaaataaaaacaatgtcaAAACACCAAGTGAATAAAATACATTACGTAGGGCAGTTTGTAAAGGGATTTACACCATTAGATAAACTATAGACtagaataataatgatagtatgttaaaacccagaaaaaaattatgacacaAAAATTTGTTATACAGTGAAGTAGATTCAAAAACATGGGATATAATAGTTAATCTTATGTGAACAATCAGTATTTGGGAAAATAATAAGTTggaataataaacaaatttttaaattcgGTTTAAGACCATACTTTCAAATAAATTctacatggattaaagactttcatataaaaactaaaaccatACAAAAACCTAGGAGGAAACATACCTGTATATCTATCCAAATGGACCTGAGAAATCTAAGCATATATGAAAAGGTGATAAAAAGATTAATAGGTTTGACACCATGAATAGTTAAAAttctgaaacaaagaaaattaacataaaattaaaaagtaaataactaaTTTCATTTTACTGATTTTATATAGCAGTGAAAAGATTACTatcatttttctataaaagtttctacaaagaaagtattttaaatgaacaatagaaataaacataattcatgAAATACAAATTGTCAATGAACTTGTGAAAAATAttcaatagacattttaaaaa is a window encoding:
- the CABS1 gene encoding calcium-binding and spermatid-specific protein 1; this encodes MAEDGLPKIYSHPPTESSKTPTAATIFFGADNAIPKSETTITSEGDHVTSVNEYVLESDFSTTTDNKLTPTKEKLRSEDDMGTDFIKSTTHLQKEITSLTGTANSITRDSITENFMTVKIGNISSPVTTVSLIDFSTDIAKEDILLDTIDTGDAEILMTSEVSGTLKDSSAGVADTPAFPRIKDEADMNNYNSSIKSNVPADEAIQVTDSIIPEAEIPPAPEVNFTTIPDITALEEEKITKIDLSVLEDDTGAVATLTDSDEEKFITVFELTTSAEKDKDNQEDTLLTDEESPEGANIWMERETANEAETHSVLLTAVESRYDFVVPASIATNLVEDSSTEEELSETDRTETVPKITEPFSGTSSVLDTPDYKEDTSTTETDIFELLKEEPDEFMI